From Microcoleus sp. bin38.metabat.b11b12b14.051:
AACCTGGTTTTTGTGGCCGCTGCGGTTTGACACAAAATATTTTCGCGAAAAACCCAGTTTCTGGCTAGCCATGGGTCAATTTTTTGTGACGCAAATCCTAGTAAATAATTGGCAAAAGTATAGGAAAATTTAAGTGACACTAGATTTTGATTGAGAGAGCAGATCGTGATTATTTGGGTAAACGAGCAAATCGACCCGTCGGGTATTCTTTATGCTTGCATTGCTTGTGGCGATGAGACTCAAGCCAAGCAATGCCACGAATCTTTTGAACAGAATTTGACGGCAGAGCAAAAACAGCAGGGCTGGGTTGCTACCTTGCGGATTGTTAGCTCTTGGGATGATGTGCCTGTTAATGCTTTGAAATTGAATTGAGCGGCGCCCGCTAATGGGCAGGTTTAGTATCGCCTTGTTTCGCTGTGAAGGAAACTACAGGAAAACACAGCACATAAGTTGGGAAAAGGCAAGACAAATCGTTAGCGGAACCCGCCTCTACGGAGATGGCGCTAACGATAAATTGATTTTTTCCTACGGGTTTTACGCCTTACTATTAATCAATAGAGGTATTTCTAATTGTCAAGTTAAAATTTTATGGTTGAAACGTTATTTCACGCTTATACGCCTCTAGTTATCTCGACGGGCTTGGGACTGCTGCTGTTTCGATACATCCCGGTTGATTTTCCTAAGCTGCTAAGCGGCTTTCTGTTCTGGATTGGGATACCGCTGCAAATTCTAGTTTTAGCACGTCAGAGCGATTTTTCGGGTGCAATGGGATTCACACCGGCGATCGCCATATTCGTGTTATTTCTGAGTATGAGTTTAGCTTGGCTGACTTGGCTGTTGTTGCGGTGGCTGAGTGCGGCCTACGTCCAAAAGCCATATTTTGTGAGCAAAGATTCTTGGCTACATTTATTTTTAGTTAATTTTAATTCGCTGAAGCGATCGAGCCAAGGCAGTTTTATCCTAGCTGCCATGTTAGGCAATACCGGCTTTGTCGGATTAGCAATCACCCCCGCCATCATCAGCAGCGATAACAACAACTGGGCAGTCTTATACAGCGTCACCAACAACGTGATCGGCAGCTACGGTTTTGGTGTACTTATTGCCAGCTATTTCGGCCATTCCGAGGAAAAAAATCACTGGTGGATTCAGCTTCGGGACGTGCTGACAGTTCCCGCCCTGTGGGCATTTATCATAGGTTTTTTCACTAGAAATATCCCCCTACCTGAGACCGTAGAATCGGGCTTGCAAACCGCCGTTTTGGGGGTAATAGCTAGTGCTTTGGTGCTGGTTGGTATCCGCTTGAGAGCTATTAAAACATGGCAAAGTTTTGAATTAGCATTAATCCCGTCGCTGTTAAAAGTGCTAATTGTGCCAGTGCTGCTCGGATTTGGTGCTAGTTTTTTTGGATTGAGCGGCGATCCGAGATTTGTTTTGGTGTTGATGTCGGGAACACCCACAGCTCTTTCGGTGCTGATTTTAGCAGAAATTTATGAGCTCGATCGCGATTTGTTAGCTAGCAGCATCGCCCTCACTTCCGTCGGGTTACTGTTAATGCTGCCGCTGTGGTTAGCTTTCTTTAGCTAATATTACCTGAACAATCAAATCAGATTGCTAGAATTTCGGATGACAATTGACAGTAATTGCACGGGAAACGACGATGAACGAGACAATAACTGCTACAGATTTGCCTCCTGCATTCCCCGATCGCACCCAACGGCCAGAGAAAGACGGTACATTCAGCAAACAGCTTTAGTCCAGGACGCACTGGTGGCTAGAAACCGGGTTTTTTCACGAAAATTATGCGCTCTAACCCACAGATTAGGTAAAAAACCCGGTTTCTTTGAG
This genomic window contains:
- a CDS encoding glycogen debranching protein; translation: MIIWVNEQIDPSGILYACIACGDETQAKQCHESFEQNLTAEQKQQGWVATLRIVSSWDDVPVNALKLN
- a CDS encoding AEC family transporter, which translates into the protein MVETLFHAYTPLVISTGLGLLLFRYIPVDFPKLLSGFLFWIGIPLQILVLARQSDFSGAMGFTPAIAIFVLFLSMSLAWLTWLLLRWLSAAYVQKPYFVSKDSWLHLFLVNFNSLKRSSQGSFILAAMLGNTGFVGLAITPAIISSDNNNWAVLYSVTNNVIGSYGFGVLIASYFGHSEEKNHWWIQLRDVLTVPALWAFIIGFFTRNIPLPETVESGLQTAVLGVIASALVLVGIRLRAIKTWQSFELALIPSLLKVLIVPVLLGFGASFFGLSGDPRFVLVLMSGTPTALSVLILAEIYELDRDLLASSIALTSVGLLLMLPLWLAFFS